From the genome of Paucidesulfovibrio longus DSM 6739, one region includes:
- a CDS encoding DUF3426 domain-containing protein, translating to MIVACPSCETKYNLPDGKITAKGLKVKCAKCEHVFRVTPPPPEEETEILTDDMVQAPTPPKAQKPPKAAAPVPEPDSDFDKAFEEAVADGGDDFGGDFDEDFAAEAPAGGAEGDLNLDDDEAGDDLFAGFADADEDEKESAETDGGFGSFNLDDDSEDDVLSGAPDDDFGLADEDLEDENAAPDLVADDSEEEEYDDEARSDLFHSLSGDDLDLEPKRKGGGFGKFLLYLILLLLLGAAGAIVTFNFGMWSLPDSMQTMGVQLGTELPFKVPFVLGPDEPQQPEPGELPAERIKNIQPVDFRQYVITNEHAGPLFVVEGKALNKFQEAKERIKVLVTLFDEQGNVLATQEQMCGNTLSLLQLQVQTKEEIEESLNSSAGIYANNSFIKPDQTTPFMVVFFDPPKNVKEYQIEIVDARDPKR from the coding sequence ATGATCGTCGCCTGTCCCAGCTGTGAGACGAAATATAATCTTCCTGACGGAAAGATTACGGCCAAGGGGCTGAAAGTGAAGTGCGCCAAGTGCGAGCACGTCTTCCGCGTGACTCCGCCGCCGCCCGAAGAGGAGACGGAAATCCTCACGGACGACATGGTGCAGGCGCCCACGCCGCCCAAGGCCCAGAAACCGCCCAAGGCCGCCGCGCCCGTTCCGGAGCCGGACTCGGATTTCGACAAGGCCTTTGAGGAGGCTGTCGCGGACGGCGGGGACGACTTCGGAGGCGACTTCGACGAGGACTTCGCCGCCGAAGCTCCGGCCGGAGGCGCGGAAGGCGACCTGAACCTGGACGACGACGAGGCCGGGGACGACCTCTTCGCCGGATTCGCGGACGCGGACGAGGACGAGAAGGAATCCGCCGAAACGGATGGCGGGTTCGGCAGCTTCAACCTCGACGACGATTCCGAGGACGACGTGCTTTCCGGAGCGCCCGACGACGATTTCGGGCTGGCGGACGAGGATCTCGAAGACGAGAACGCCGCGCCGGACCTCGTGGCCGACGATTCCGAAGAGGAAGAGTACGACGACGAGGCGCGCAGCGACCTCTTCCACTCCCTTTCCGGAGACGACCTCGATCTGGAGCCCAAGCGCAAGGGCGGGGGATTCGGCAAGTTCCTGCTCTACCTCATCCTGCTGCTGCTTCTGGGCGCGGCCGGAGCCATCGTGACCTTCAATTTCGGCATGTGGTCCCTGCCGGACTCCATGCAGACCATGGGCGTCCAGCTCGGCACCGAGCTGCCCTTCAAGGTTCCCTTCGTGCTCGGACCGGACGAGCCGCAGCAGCCCGAGCCGGGCGAGCTGCCCGCCGAGCGGATCAAGAACATCCAGCCCGTGGATTTCCGCCAGTACGTGATCACCAACGAGCACGCCGGGCCGCTTTTCGTGGTCGAGGGCAAGGCCCTGAACAAGTTCCAGGAGGCCAAGGAGCGCATCAAGGTGCTCGTGACCCTCTTCGACGAGCAGGGCAACGTGCTCGCCACCCAGGAGCAGATGTGCGGCAACACGCTCTCCCTGCTCCAGCTCCAGGTCCAGACCAAGGAGGAGATCGAGGAGAGCCTGAACTCCTCGGCGGGCATCTACGCCAACAATTCCTTCATCAAGCCGGACCAGACCACGCCGTTCATGGTGGTCTTCTTCGACCCGCCCAAGAACGTCAAGGAATACCAGATCGAGATCGTGGACGCCCGCGACCCGAAACGTTAA
- the hpt gene encoding hypoxanthine phosphoribosyltransferase: MSHELHPLVDAATIHDRVRELGREISASYGNEPLVLVCVLKGAFLFFADLARAMKTECEHDFVRLASYGSGTSRGKEMRFSKDLEVPIEGKHVLIVEDIVDTGNSVEFLRHVFAKSEPLSLKVCALVDKRERREIDIEVDFAGFNLTGAGFLVGYGMDYAERYRELDAIYELVRPERA, from the coding sequence ATGAGTCATGAACTGCATCCCCTGGTCGATGCCGCGACCATTCACGACCGCGTCCGGGAGCTGGGCCGCGAGATCAGCGCATCCTACGGCAACGAGCCGCTGGTGCTGGTCTGCGTGCTCAAGGGCGCCTTTCTTTTCTTCGCCGACCTGGCGCGGGCCATGAAGACCGAGTGCGAGCACGATTTCGTGCGCCTCGCCAGCTACGGGTCGGGCACCAGCCGGGGCAAGGAAATGCGTTTTTCCAAGGATCTCGAGGTGCCCATCGAGGGCAAGCACGTGCTCATCGTCGAGGACATCGTGGACACCGGAAATTCCGTTGAATTTCTTCGGCACGTGTTTGCGAAAAGCGAGCCGTTGAGTTTGAAAGTTTGCGCACTTGTTGATAAACGGGAAAGGCGTGAAATCGACATCGAAGTCGATTTCGCCGGGTTCAACCTGACCGGTGCGGGTTTTCTGGTGGGCTACGGTATGGATTATGCCGAGCGATACCGGGAGCTTGACGCTATCTACGAGCTGGTGCGCCCCGAGCGCGCCTAA
- a CDS encoding N-acetyltransferase has protein sequence MDNAFVIRKARISDVKPMHAMLLDNPEEEGLVLPRSFNQLYTLLRDFFVVVEKETGRLAGCCALSICWEELAEVRSLVITRDFRGRGLGRDLVEACLSEAVTLGLYKVFVLSNTPDFFAHLGFREVPKDVLPQKVWSDCLNCPKFPDCDETAMMMRL, from the coding sequence ATGGACAACGCGTTCGTCATCCGCAAGGCGCGCATTTCCGACGTCAAGCCCATGCACGCCATGCTGCTGGACAATCCGGAGGAGGAAGGGCTGGTCCTGCCGCGCTCCTTCAACCAGCTCTACACGCTCCTGCGTGATTTTTTCGTGGTCGTGGAGAAGGAAACCGGGCGGCTGGCGGGCTGCTGCGCCCTGTCCATCTGCTGGGAGGAGCTGGCCGAGGTACGCTCCCTGGTCATTACCCGCGACTTCCGCGGCCGGGGCCTGGGCCGCGATCTGGTGGAGGCCTGCCTGAGCGAGGCCGTCACGCTTGGGCTCTACAAGGTGTTCGTGCTCTCGAACACGCCGGACTTCTTCGCGCACCTGGGCTTCCGCGAGGTGCCCAAGGACGTGCTGCCGCAGAAGGTCTGGTCCGATTGTCTGAACTGTCCCAAATTCCCGGACTGCGACGAGACCGCCATGATGATGCGGCTCTAG